From Moraxella sp. K1664, one genomic window encodes:
- a CDS encoding TonB-dependent receptor codes for MTTYKHLSLTVLLLLNHAAMADETTANKTMVQIPKTQIPNSNAMPTVQLAHETIVVDGDDFQSPLLNNQSVTNIFIKQEALQQRATTLGDALAGELGVHSNHFGGGASAPIIRGQEGKRLKILQNGSEVVDMSGLSPDHAIAVDTTLAKQVEIVRGSGALLYASGNSAGVVNVVDDKIPSKLPSKLQGDLAVRLSSANREKLITASAEAPLGEHVAVRVAGLSKQAADYKTPRFDRHVFNEESEYDDTQPEFIYKDTLKHLPDSHAKSQAGTLGVSWVGNQGFLGASVSLRRDKYGLPNHSHEYEECSVHGISQSALQYKPYLRLYPFLMENDDLEFDNAGLECHTHDDHAHDHEHGKPWIDLKMKRYDVQGQINAPFAGIDKIRASMGKADYHHDEIDGGEKTSFFDNQANVWRLEASHTPIHTPMGKFSGVFGVGYLTSKNSGLVPPRYEDGNKQDTQNILHNNKTKTGSVFWFEEYKPNDKLTVDAAARIEKQTITMDYDKNAIYQSLNLGLATAHEPDIRFKRLLDSGTLNPQKQTARSYAVGTHLQLTPKHKLSLNLSHQERLPNAQELYAHGMHLATNSFEIGNRFLNKEKSNNIDLGLTFQGDKWDYRLGGYHYDFDNYVFLQTLSQYKQGLRGMRHDKDLKTARYEQAAAKFYGFDANIGYQINDVYHVALFGDYIRGKLTNLPDKQGRTDAYGNRPLIKQPDSHTPRLPPKRLGMKLTANVNANWSGSLEYRHTFKQDKLANFERPTPAHNLVNLGLNYQHKPSHQAGSVQVFFNANNLLNDKVFAHETFFPDMPQMGRNFMLGANFKF; via the coding sequence ATGACCACTTATAAACATCTGTCTTTGACAGTTTTATTACTTTTAAACCATGCAGCCATGGCTGATGAGACCACAGCTAATAAGACCATGGTACAAATACCAAAGACACAAATACCAAACAGCAATGCCATGCCAACTGTGCAACTGGCACATGAGACCATTGTTGTTGATGGGGATGATTTTCAAAGTCCACTCTTAAACAACCAAAGCGTTACCAACATATTCATCAAACAAGAGGCACTACAACAACGAGCAACCACCCTAGGCGATGCTTTGGCAGGCGAGCTTGGTGTTCATTCTAACCATTTTGGTGGCGGTGCCTCAGCCCCCATCATTCGTGGGCAGGAGGGTAAACGCCTGAAAATCCTACAAAACGGCTCAGAGGTTGTGGACATGTCTGGGTTATCGCCAGACCATGCCATAGCGGTGGATACCACACTGGCAAAACAGGTGGAGATTGTGCGAGGCTCTGGTGCATTGTTGTACGCCTCTGGCAACTCAGCAGGCGTGGTCAATGTCGTTGATGACAAAATACCCAGCAAATTGCCCAGCAAATTACAAGGTGATTTGGCGGTGCGTCTTAGCAGTGCCAACCGTGAAAAATTAATCACCGCCAGTGCCGAAGCCCCACTGGGAGAGCATGTGGCGGTGCGTGTTGCAGGGCTGTCCAAACAAGCAGCAGATTATAAAACGCCACGCTTTGACCGCCATGTCTTTAACGAAGAATCTGAATACGATGACACTCAGCCAGAATTCATCTATAAAGACACTTTAAAACATCTGCCAGACAGCCATGCCAAATCACAAGCAGGAACGCTTGGCGTGTCATGGGTTGGCAATCAAGGCTTTTTGGGGGCATCGGTGAGCTTACGCCGAGACAAATATGGCCTGCCCAACCATTCACATGAATATGAAGAATGTAGCGTACATGGCATTTCTCAGTCCGCCTTACAATACAAGCCATATTTGCGTTTGTATCCTTTTTTGATGGAAAATGATGACTTAGAGTTTGACAATGCAGGGCTTGAATGCCATACACATGATGACCATGCTCATGACCACGAGCATGGCAAACCGTGGATTGATTTGAAAATGAAGCGTTATGATGTGCAAGGGCAAATCAATGCACCGTTTGCTGGCATTGATAAAATCCGAGCCAGCATGGGCAAAGCGGATTATCATCATGATGAGATAGATGGGGGTGAGAAGACCAGCTTTTTTGACAATCAAGCCAATGTGTGGCGTCTGGAAGCCTCACATACCCCCATTCATACGCCGATGGGCAAGTTTAGCGGGGTGTTTGGGGTCGGTTATCTCACCTCAAAAAACAGCGGACTTGTGCCACCTCGCTATGAAGATGGCAATAAACAAGACACCCAAAACATCTTACATAATAATAAAACCAAGACAGGCAGTGTGTTTTGGTTTGAAGAATACAAGCCCAATGACAAGCTGACAGTTGACGCCGCCGCTCGCATTGAAAAACAAACCATCACCATGGATTATGACAAAAACGCCATTTATCAGAGCTTAAACTTAGGTTTGGCAACCGCTCATGAACCAGACATACGTTTTAAACGATTGCTTGACAGCGGTACTCTAAACCCCCAAAAACAAACCGCACGCTCTTATGCTGTTGGGACGCATTTACAATTAACGCCCAAACATAAATTATCGCTGAATCTGTCGCATCAAGAACGCCTGCCAAATGCTCAGGAATTGTATGCTCACGGCATGCACCTTGCCACCAACTCTTTTGAAATTGGTAACCGCTTTTTAAACAAAGAAAAATCCAACAACATTGATTTGGGGCTGACATTTCAAGGTGATAAATGGGATTACCGTCTTGGTGGCTATCATTATGATTTTGATAACTATGTGTTTTTACAAACATTGTCGCAGTATAAGCAAGGTTTGCGTGGCATGCGTCATGATAAAGACTTAAAAACCGCACGCTATGAACAAGCAGCGGCGAAATTTTATGGATTTGATGCCAACATCGGTTATCAGATTAATGATGTGTATCATGTGGCGTTATTTGGTGATTATATTCGTGGCAAACTCACCAATTTGCCTGACAAACAAGGCAGAACCGATGCGTATGGCAACCGTCCTCTCATCAAACAGCCAGACAGTCATACGCCAAGACTGCCACCAAAACGCCTTGGCATGAAATTAACCGCCAATGTTAATGCAAATTGGTCAGGGTCTTTGGAATATCGCCATACCTTTAAACAAGATAAATTGGCGAATTTTGAACGCCCAACCCCAGCTCACAACTTGGTGAATTTGGGGCTTAACTATCAGCACAAGCCAAGCCATCAAGCAGGCTCGGTTCAGGTATTTTTTAATGCCAATAATCTATTAAACGATAAAGTCTTTGCTCACGAGACATTTTTCCCAGACATGCCACAAATGGGGCGAAACTTTATGCTCGGGGCAAATTTCAAATTTTGA
- a CDS encoding alpha/beta hydrolase, with protein sequence MTTTPFDTLPKSTLTGKPVLHFVHANGFPAQVYTSLFEHWERVFSIEYIKLFGMHPDYPPDNHWQKLTHQVLDNIHQTCQKHSVPHVVAVGHSVGAVTTMQACDKDPTHISQLIALDPSLLMGKMSLIYQLSKIMDDALCPLTGSQHYFVDKISPASKSKYRKDTFDSRQTAHDSLRQKGLFRAFDRRAFDDYIRHGLTAKDDKFTLAINKGVEIGIFRTIPSLYWAKSLTIYRPTTLIAGKDSYFTHIGSYQAIHDNWGIPIIYVDGSHMFPLENPDSTAHLVLDTINKQIKTC encoded by the coding sequence ATGACAACCACGCCTTTTGACACCCTACCCAAATCTACCTTGACAGGCAAACCTGTTTTGCACTTCGTTCATGCCAATGGCTTTCCCGCCCAAGTCTACACATCATTGTTTGAGCATTGGGAGAGGGTATTTAGCATTGAGTATATTAAACTCTTTGGCATGCATCCTGATTATCCGCCAGATAATCACTGGCAAAAACTGACCCATCAGGTACTAGACAACATTCATCAGACCTGCCAAAAACACAGTGTGCCACATGTTGTTGCTGTGGGGCATTCTGTGGGGGCAGTAACGACCATGCAGGCGTGTGATAAAGATCCAACGCACATCAGTCAGCTCATCGCCCTTGACCCATCCCTACTCATGGGCAAAATGAGCCTAATTTATCAGCTCTCCAAAATCATGGATGACGCCCTATGTCCCTTGACAGGGTCTCAACATTATTTTGTTGATAAAATCTCGCCTGCCAGTAAATCCAAATATCGCAAAGACACCTTTGACAGCAGGCAGACTGCCCATGACAGCCTACGCCAAAAGGGATTATTTAGAGCCTTTGACAGGCGTGCCTTTGATGACTACATCAGACACGGACTGACCGCCAAAGACGACAAATTCACACTCGCCATCAACAAGGGGGTTGAGATTGGCATTTTTCGCACCATACCATCTTTATACTGGGCTAAATCTCTGACCATCTACCGCCCTACCACGCTCATCGCTGGTAAGGACAGTTATTTTACCCACATAGGTTCATATCAAGCCATTCATGACAATTGGGGCATCCCCATCATCTATGTGGACGGCTCACACATGTTTCCCTTAGAAAATCCAGACAGCACCGCCCATCTTGTGCTAGACACCATCAACAAACAAATAAAGACTTGCTAA
- a CDS encoding CPBP family intramembrane glutamic endopeptidase → MFALQIIGTYIGSLAYYEQAQKLDIATLITLGSNNGVVVAISVFITALLFTLFTLALVLLKIKTSPNTTPGRSALAHYWQNTWQFFGIKAINIKDFITTLVGMGIFMAVSEFILFISNSSPMDFLDGLITDESLPLLMFAIVVVAPIYEELVFRGLIFGGLLHRHRAEQTPIRLVGFTIAKSTLMASLISSLLFTLVHLQYDLLGMMVIFAMALLFCYIRVKYGLIMAILMHMVNNGMAMAVYLAS, encoded by the coding sequence ATGTTTGCCCTGCAAATCATTGGCACATACATCGGTTCACTGGCTTATTATGAACAAGCACAAAAACTAGATATCGCCACACTCATCACACTCGGTTCAAATAACGGCGTGGTGGTCGCCATTTCGGTGTTTATCACCGCCCTGCTATTTACACTGTTCACCCTAGCTCTTGTACTGCTTAAAATTAAAACATCACCTAATACCACACCCGGTCGGTCTGCCTTGGCTCATTACTGGCAAAATACTTGGCAATTTTTTGGGATAAAAGCGATAAATATCAAGGATTTTATCACAACCTTGGTTGGTATGGGGATATTTATGGCGGTAAGTGAGTTTATTTTGTTTATATCAAACAGCTCACCCATGGATTTTTTGGATGGACTCATCACCGATGAATCACTACCGCTACTTATGTTTGCCATCGTGGTGGTCGCCCCCATCTACGAAGAGCTGGTGTTTCGGGGGTTGATATTTGGCGGACTGCTTCATCGTCATCGTGCCGAGCAAACCCCCATCCGTCTGGTCGGTTTTACCATCGCTAAGTCCACACTCATGGCAAGTCTCATAAGCAGTCTGCTCTTTACACTCGTTCATCTACAATACGACCTGCTTGGCATGATGGTCATCTTTGCCATGGCGTTGCTGTTTTGCTATATCCGTGTCAAATACGGACTCATCATGGCAATACTCATGCACATGGTCAATAATGGCATGGCGATGGCGGTGTATTTGGCAAGCTAA